One region of Zootoca vivipara chromosome 7, rZooViv1.1, whole genome shotgun sequence genomic DNA includes:
- the LOC118089039 gene encoding leucine-rich repeat-containing protein 19-like, producing the protein MGRDGAGQKRWTLILFGVVLLARELVLGALEETCNCSAEVDFQELQTKLAPEMCCLNLTRTKINSLDWSIFTGIAGLRELYLSNCGISDIINAENGSFTLEILHLDHNQLSWLPDAFLSFAPSLRVIHLESNQLQKLPESFLKASDQIQEIYLAFNNLSSLPSGIFKPSLLTLDLSNNSWHCTCSLLEDLEKCLPAPFNVEVTCSTPERYHGMNLRDIPKQEVCRNHSLTALFVCLPVVAILVLVTWCFCKQQKKTTYHPHAGKECRLATVERNGAKEPGAHHCYIACELPMASAAESEKNILLRNQVLLKPSAALLGSNRDLYEEVEIKLGASDDSLVKANGESLEQEKSGSKKLTVAEEGYTGGESEAETVSVTDVLKDSADREKLYMNQSVDYYNLVPGIELEDSDHMEYENVDLC; encoded by the exons ATGGGACGGGACGGGGCAG GTCAGAAGAGGTGGACACTCATACTCTTTGGCGTTGTCCTCTTAGCAAGAGAACTCGTGTTAGGAGCTCTGGAAGAGACGTGCAACTGCAGCGCAGAAGTTGATTTCCAGGAACTGCAGACCAAATTGGCTCCTGAGATGTGTTGCTTGAATCTCACCAGGACTAAAATCAACTCCTTGGACTGGAGCATCTTCACCGGAATTGCGGGTTTGAGGGAGCTCTACCTATCAAACTGTGGCATATCAGACATTATCAATGCAGAGAATGGCTCTTTTACATTGGAGATTCTACACTTAGACCATAACCAGCTAAGTTGGCTCCCAGATGCTTTTCTAAGCTTTGCACCCAGCTTGCGTGTCATTCATTTGGAGAGCAACCAACTCCAGAAGCTGCCCGAGTCATTCCTGAAAGCATCTGACCAAATCCAGGAGATCTACCTTGCCTTCAATAACTTGTCTTCCCTCCCTTCGGGGATTTTCAAACCCTCCCTCCTCACGCTAGATCTCTCCAACAACAGCTGGCACTGTACTTGCAGCTTGCTTGAAGATCTGGAAAAATGCCTACCTGCACCATTTAACGTTGAGGTGACTTGTAGCACCCCAGAGCGTTACCATGGCATGAATCTCAGAGACATCCCTAAGCAGGAGGTGTGCCGCAACCATAGCCTAACGGCTCTCTTTGTTTGCCTGCCTGTGGTGGCTATTCTGGTTTTGGTCACCTGGTGCTTTtgcaagcagcagaagaaaaccaCCTACCATCCTCACGCTGGGAAGGAATGCCGGCTGGCTACAGTGGAAAGAAACGGTGCCAAAGAGCCGGGGGCCCATCACTGCTACATTGCATGTGAGCTGCCCATGGCATCGGCTGCAGAGAGCGAGAAGAACATCTTGTTGAGGAACCAGGTCTTGCTTAAGCCTTCAGCTGCACTACTAGGGAGCAACAGGGACCTCTATGAAGAGGTGGAGATCAAACTGGGGGCTTCTGATGATTCCTTGGTGAAGGCCAATGGGGAAAGCCTTGAGCAAGAGAAGTCGGGATCCAAAAAACTGACTGTTGCAGAGGAGGGTTACACAGGTGGGGAGTCTGAAGCCGAGACAGTGAGTGTGACAGACGTTCTGAAGGATTCTGCAGACCGTGAAAAGCTCTATATGAACCAGTCGGTAGATTATTACAACCTGGTTCCCGGCATTGAGCTGGAGGACTCGGACCACATGGAATATGAGAATGTTGACCTTTGCTGA